The following coding sequences are from one Lycium ferocissimum isolate CSIRO_LF1 chromosome 3, AGI_CSIRO_Lferr_CH_V1, whole genome shotgun sequence window:
- the LOC132048760 gene encoding protein DMP7-like, whose translation MDDNNFMYQYLAEIEEPDESESDFYVPDYDDQEEDDSNFIYIINTILSGTARLNVLLPTATILAFTIFAPILTNDGQCNKFEQWMTAIFLVISAVSCVFFSFTDSFKSATGRLHYGVATFSGIWTFNGRRIKPCVPRDYRLRWSDIFHASLSLIAFLTFAASHSDVLQCYHFVVPRKAINTVPLVIGFVISLLFVIFPSRRRGIGYPFLLQSDT comes from the coding sequence ATGGACGACAACAACTTCATGTACCAATATTTAGCTGAAATTGAGGAACCTGATGAGAGTGAGAGTGACTTCTATGTCCCAGATTATGATGATCAAGAAGAGGATGATTCCAACTTCATTTACATCATCAACACAATCTTAAGTGGCACCGCTCGTCTCAACGTCCTCTTACCCACTGCCACAATCCTTGCATTCACCATATTTGCACCTATATTAACCAATGATGGCCAATGCAACAAGTTTGAGCAATGGATGACAGCGATCTTCTTGGTCATATCGGCTGTTTCTTGCGTGTTTTTCTCGTTCACTGATAGCTTCAAATCGGCTACTGGGAGATTGCATTATGGGGTGGCAACTTTTAGTGGCATTTGGACTTTTAATGGAAGGAGGATTAAGCCTTGTGTGCCAAGAGATTATAGACTCAGATGGTCTGATATCTTCCATGCGTCACTTTCATTGATTGCTTTTCTTACCTTTGCAGCATCACACAGTGATGTGCTGCAGTGTTATCATTTTGTTGTTCCAAGAAAGGCCATCAATACCGTTCCATTGGTGATTGGATTTgtcattagtcttctttttgtgatttttcctTCCAGGAGAAGAGGAATTGGGTAT